The segment TGGCTGAGAAATTATCGGTTTTTATAGAATTTAAAAAAAAGAGATCCTTCGGACTTCGTCCTCAGGATGTTCTATGTTAAATGTCAAGTACAAAAATTTTCATCAAATGGTTTTCTATTCTTTAATACACCATATGCCTGCCTTAATAACTTATGTGCTACAGCTACTAATGCTAACTTTTTAGCCTTGCCTTTACTTACTAACCTTTCGTATAATTCTCTGCAGTATTTGTTAAACCTTATTGCTGATAATGCTGCCATGTATAGTATCTTTCTTGCATATGGATTTCCCATTTTCTTTATCTTGCCACTTTTCTTTACACTTGATCCACTTTCATATGGACTTGGATTTAAACCAGCAAAACTAGCTGCTTCCTTTACACTTTTAAATCTTTTAAATCCTCCAAATATTGATATTACTACTCCTATAACCCTATCACTTACACCAGGTATACTTTTTAAAAGTTTGTACTCCTCTTGAAAATTCTTCTTAGACAATTCTTTTATCTCTTTCTCAAGCTCTTTTATGCTTTTTT is part of the Sulfurihydrogenibium sp. genome and harbors:
- a CDS encoding transposase, which gives rise to MEERFFDGELYKPKPDVEKEIEVKLKILEDLKHQLTMLRNKRESLSHVPMKRLKENLEYYDELIRKIEKSIKELEKEIKELSKKNFQEEYKLLKSIPGVSDRVIGVVISIFGGFKRFKSVKEAASFAGLNPSPYESGSSVKKSGKIKKMGNPYARKILYMAALSAIRFNKYCRELYERLVSKGKAKKLALVAVAHKLLRQAYGVLKNRKPFDENFCT